The DNA region ACGATGGCCCCGGTTTGCTGCCAGAGTGGGGGTGGCACAAAGTCCGACGCTGTGAAGACCACGGGCTGGAACGGCACTTTCTCGGTCAGAAGGTAGTCGATGAGGTGCCGGAGGTAGACGCCCAGGCCTCCGCTCCACTGGTTGAGCACGATGGCGTTAATGCCCACCCGTCTCATTGCTCACCCCCGCGACGAGCGAGGCGCAACTCCTTCTCTGCAGCCAACAGGGCCTGCGGCCAGCGGTCCTTGAGCAGATCTCCGAGGTCGCGCGAAAGCAGCAGGCAGCTGCGCAAAGCCCGCCAGTAATGAGTAGCTAAACCAGACCGCCGTACTAGTGCCACAGGGATGCGCAAGAGCATGCCGAGGAGCAAGATGCGCCAGGCGACGCGGGCCTGCTGCCAGCCATACGTCTGGCCAACGAAATGGCTGACGTTCACGGCGTTGTGACACAGGGCGCGCGCCAAGTGCTGCGTGGCACTGCTGCCCTGATGGTGCCGCACGACCACATCGGGGAGCACCGCCGCCTGCCATCCTGCCTTGCGCGCGCGGAGGCACCACTCCATGTCTTCCCCGTACAGGAAGTGAGCCTCGTCCATTGGGCCTACCTGTGCGACCACCTTCCTCCGCACGGCGAGAAAGGCACCATCTACATAGTCCACCCAGAGGGGCACATCGTCAGACATCTCCTTGTGTCCACCAAACACCGGCGCCGAGGCGAACATGAGGTGTATCTTGGCGAGGTTCGCCACGTTCTGAAAACGTCGCCCGCGTGAGAGAACCTTGCCGTCGGGAGCGACCAAAGTCGCGCCCACAATGCCCACGCGTGGCTGCGCGCACAAGAAGCGCTGGATACGCAAAATCGGCTCTTCGGAAAGCAGGGCGGTATCCGCGTTCATTACCACGAAGAGCTCACCCTTGGCGGCAGCAAGACCCTGGTTCACCGCACGGGCAAAGCCCAAGTTCTCGCGGTTGGCGACCAGCAGCACCTGAGGGTACAGCTGGCGCAGCGCAGCGGTGGTGCCATCTGCCGAGCCGTTGTCCACCACGATCACCTCGAGTCCTACCTGCCGATTCTTGGCGAAAACGGACTCGATGCAACGAAGGGCAAGTTCCTTCGTGTTCCAACTCACGATGATGACCGATGCACCTGCCGGTTCAGGCACCTTCGACCTCCCCGCGCGTGTCTGGCACTTCAGGCAAGACCTTCACGGTGGCAGCTGCAAGCCCGTACCCAAGCCCCAAGAAGAAACGGAACTGCGCCGAAATGAAGCCAAAGAGGAGGTACACACCCATCGTGAGCCAGAACACGCCCAGCCCCACTCGATAGGGACGACTGACCCCGCTCGCACGTGAGCAGAAGCGCAGAAGCACAATGACGGCAACCAAGGAGAACGAGAAGAAAGCGAAGCCGAGCACACCCTCCTCCGCTAGCACCTGCAGAAAGGCATTGTGTGGCTCCAGCACGTCTGGATCCGGAGCGGCAAGTGCAAGGAGGTGCCCCTGCTGGACCAGGGCCCTCGGGAAATTCAAAGAGCCGATGCCCACCAGCGGGTGGCGCACGAACAAAGCCACCGCGGTCTTGAGAAGGAGCATGCGCTCGACGTTAGAGACGTGCCTCGGCGCGAAGAGTTCGGACCAACGATAGAGGAGGATGTTTCTTTCCGCCACCAACAGGAAAAGCAGGATGCCTATTGTCCCCGCTATCAAGTAGGAAAAGTGTCGTGGCGCCACTAAGCGGTAGCGATGGGCAAGAAAGAGAAGCAGCGGGAGGGCAACCCACACGATGCGCGACATGGAGAGCACGGCAGAGAGCAGGCACAGCCCGGTAGCCACCATACTCCAGCCTCTGTCTCGGCGGACAAACGGGAGAACCAGCGCCAGCGCGAAAAGCGCCTCAGGCCCGGGGAAGACGCGATAGCCGAAAAGGGGGATCTGGCCCGCAATGACCGATGCCGCGACTCGGACGATGGCCAAGATTCCGGAGACGGCGAGGGCCCAATAGATGAGGGCAAAGTCCTCTTGGCTCTGCACGTACAGGAAAACGAGGGAAATGAGCACCACTACCTCGGTCCACTTGAGGCCCGATTTGAGGACCAGACGCACGTCCAGCGCATTCCAGCTGGAAAGGGCTATGGCACATAGATAGAGCACAAGAGCCGAAAAGAGCAAGAGAGGCGCCGCGAGGTTTGTGACCTGGAGCCGCAGCCCATTTCTCACAAGCCGTAGCGTAGCTGCCCCGGCAAGAAAGAGGAGCAGAGGGATCTCCAGCAGATGGACATACGTGCCGGCCAGGCGCAGAATCATCGGCGGTCCCTCCGTGCCGCAGGGAGATTGGACTGCAAGGTGCGCGCCAGCCGCGCCGAGGACTGGTCCTGGGTGAACTGCGCGACGTAGTTGCACGAAGCCAAGGAGAGCTTTTCCAGAAGCTGCTGGTCGTCGAGAAGGCGGACTAGGTGAGCGGCTAGCCCTTCCACATCTCCGGGCGGCGCGGTGAGCACCGTCTCCCCTTCCACGGTATAGTCCGGGATACCGCCCACGCGCGTCGCCACGACCGCACACTTGCAGGCCATGGCTTCCAATGGGGGCAGGCCAAAGCCCTCAGTGCGGCTGGTGAACAGGAAGATATCGCAGGAGCAGTAGAGCTGGCGCAGGCGTTCGCCCATGGGGCGAAGGTGGAATTCGGCCTCCTTTGGCACATCTGGGCCGCGTTCGAGGCCGTACATGACCAGCTGCAGCTCCGGATGGGTGCGGCGGGCGAGTGCTACCGCCGCCAGGCCATCGGCAGTGCCCTTCCAGGGCAGCCGGCTGTAGGGCAAAAGCACCCGCCTGGGCTCGTTGAAGCGCTTGTTGTCGTTGTAAAAGACCGCGGGATCGACGCCGTGAATAACCTTTCCCACAACTGTTGCGCTGAATTGCTCGCGCATGAGACGCTCCAGCCAGGTGGAGATCACGATCAGCTTCAGTGGGAGGCGATAGGAGGCATCAACCACCGATCTCGGTCCGCGCCAGATCTCATACCCCATAACAAGGTAGAACTTCTCTCCCTTGCCGGCAGCAAGTTTTGCTACTGAATACGCGGTCGGCCAGGCGGTGGCAATCACGGCGTCGGCGTCCGGCAAGAACCTATCTTTGACCGCCGGCACCCCGCGCAGTGTGGCCCGCAAGGGAAACCAGCTGACGCGATTGCGTTTGGCCAGGTTCGCCGCCAGGCCGCGGAGCTGTTCCCAAGTGGCACGCCAGTTGGCCACTCCCTCGCCAAAGCGGTACGGCAGCAGCGGATAAACGACCGTCACTTGGTGGCCGTGATCGACGAGCCAGTTGGCATGTTCGAACACGATTTTCACCCCGCCAGTAAAACTGGTGAAGGGCAGCACGAAGGTGACTCTCATCAGGATGACCTCCGTCCGGAGAGGGCGAAAAAGGTGATGAACAGGTGCTCACCGATGCGCAAAGCCGACTGCAGGATGGCCAACCCGGCAACGCCATGATATTGCACTGCCGCACCGGCTCCCAGCATCAAGGCCGCGGTGCGGAATAAGGCTGCCCAGAAGACGACATGAGGTGCCTTCAGGCCAAAGGTGGTGTAGGCGACCATCGGTTCGGTCAAGAGTGTCAGCAAGAAACTTGGCATCAGAGCATCCAGGGCCACGGTGCTGGCGTTGTAAGACGGGCCGAAGACCATACTGATGACTGGGCCGCGTACCAAGTAGTAGACCGCCAGCACGCCTACCACCACAGGGCCGCCGCGCGTAAAAAGGCGCAGCAGGCCACGCCGTACCACCGTCGGGTCGTGGCTGGAGGCGAAGCGCGGCGAAAGCGCACTCACTGCGGACAACGTCACCAAATTCACCACCTGCGCGCAGGTGACTGCGACGTCGTATGCTCCGGCTGCCTCCGCGCTTCCGCCCCGGGCCAGGGCAATCACCGCCCAGCGTTGGTAAACGTACATGAGCAGTCCACCCAGGGCAACCCACTTGCCAAAGGCGATCATCCTCTTTAGGTAAGCCCAGTCGGCACTCGGCTGCGGATGAAGCAAAGAGCGGTCCAGAAACGCAAGCGGCACCAGAGTGACCAGCGCGGCAAACCACGGTGCCAAGGCGAGTAGAACCCACAACGATTGCTGGCTGAGCTGCCACCGCTGGTAGAGCCCAAGCGCGCCAGCTGTCCACAGGAGCTGCAGGAGCGCCACTGCTATCAGAAAGCGCGAGTAGGAGCCGAATCGCCTCTTTGTCTGGAAAAGAAACTCCGGCGCATGGCAGATGTTCTGCCCCAGGCCAAAGAGAAGCGCGACGCCGCCCACCCCGGAGCGGGGCATCAGACCGACCATGGTGGCCGCAAACCAGGCGCACCCCAGCACCAGGCTCACGACAACTCTGCCGCGCAGAAAGCTCCAGAAGCGCGCGTGCTGTTGCTCTCTTTGGGCGCCACTCTCTAACACGAGGAACGCTGCCCCACACCCCAGCTCACCGAGTGCGGAGGCGATGTAGCCCCAAGAGAGGAGCACGGCAACCCCGCCGTACACTGCAGGGTGGAGCAGCCGGACCAGAAGCACCGTCTTTGCAAAGGTCAGGGCCGCTGCGCCTACGCGCCCACCCGTGGAGAGGAGGATGTCGCCGTACAGGGAGTGAACCGCAGGCAGCCATCCCCGCTCCGTGGTACCGTGCCTCTGCGCGTGGGCCTTCACAGGTTCAGGCTCAGGATTATATCCCACTCGCCCCGCTCGCCTGGACCGCGATCTGGCCGTTCGGTGCTAGCCCAGAAGTGGCGGTAGGCCACCGAGACAAAGGCGTTGCGCACGACCTGATAGCTGGCGGCTACGCCGGTGGCAGTGGTTCGCTCCCGCACGCCGGCCAGAAAGGGCACGTATTCCGGGTCGCGCGGGTATTCGTGCGGGACGCGCAGATCGCCGCCCACGTTCTGGCCAGCTGGATTCTCCCCATGGCGGCGTACTTCGCCCCAGAGGCGCAGCTCCCACCAGAAAGTGGGGCGGTAGCTTGCCTCCACGTAGAGGTCATCGGCATTAGGACCGATCCAATGGCCAAGACAGGTGGCATAGTGCACATAGCTGGTCACGTCCCGGGCGTGGGAATAGGTAAACGGGCGGACGCGCGCATATTCAATGCGCAG from Calditrichota bacterium includes:
- a CDS encoding O-antigen ligase family protein; the protein is MILRLAGTYVHLLEIPLLLFLAGAATLRLVRNGLRLQVTNLAAPLLLFSALVLYLCAIALSSWNALDVRLVLKSGLKWTEVVVLISLVFLYVQSQEDFALIYWALAVSGILAIVRVAASVIAGQIPLFGYRVFPGPEALFALALVLPFVRRDRGWSMVATGLCLLSAVLSMSRIVWVALPLLLFLAHRYRLVAPRHFSYLIAGTIGILLFLLVAERNILLYRWSELFAPRHVSNVERMLLLKTAVALFVRHPLVGIGSLNFPRALVQQGHLLALAAPDPDVLEPHNAFLQVLAEEGVLGFAFFSFSLVAVIVLLRFCSRASGVSRPYRVGLGVFWLTMGVYLLFGFISAQFRFFLGLGYGLAAATVKVLPEVPDTRGEVEGA
- a CDS encoding oligosaccharide flippase family protein, with protein sequence MKAHAQRHGTTERGWLPAVHSLYGDILLSTGGRVGAAALTFAKTVLLVRLLHPAVYGGVAVLLSWGYIASALGELGCGAAFLVLESGAQREQQHARFWSFLRGRVVVSLVLGCAWFAATMVGLMPRSGVGGVALLFGLGQNICHAPEFLFQTKRRFGSYSRFLIAVALLQLLWTAGALGLYQRWQLSQQSLWVLLALAPWFAALVTLVPLAFLDRSLLHPQPSADWAYLKRMIAFGKWVALGGLLMYVYQRWAVIALARGGSAEAAGAYDVAVTCAQVVNLVTLSAVSALSPRFASSHDPTVVRRGLLRLFTRGGPVVVGVLAVYYLVRGPVISMVFGPSYNASTVALDALMPSFLLTLLTEPMVAYTTFGLKAPHVVFWAALFRTAALMLGAGAAVQYHGVAGLAILQSALRIGEHLFITFFALSGRRSS
- a CDS encoding glycosyltransferase family 4 protein, coding for MRVTFVLPFTSFTGGVKIVFEHANWLVDHGHQVTVVYPLLPYRFGEGVANWRATWEQLRGLAANLAKRNRVSWFPLRATLRGVPAVKDRFLPDADAVIATAWPTAYSVAKLAAGKGEKFYLVMGYEIWRGPRSVVDASYRLPLKLIVISTWLERLMREQFSATVVGKVIHGVDPAVFYNDNKRFNEPRRVLLPYSRLPWKGTADGLAAVALARRTHPELQLVMYGLERGPDVPKEAEFHLRPMGERLRQLYCSCDIFLFTSRTEGFGLPPLEAMACKCAVVATRVGGIPDYTVEGETVLTAPPGDVEGLAAHLVRLLDDQQLLEKLSLASCNYVAQFTQDQSSARLARTLQSNLPAARRDRR
- a CDS encoding glycosyltransferase family 2 protein — protein: MPEPAGASVIIVSWNTKELALRCIESVFAKNRQVGLEVIVVDNGSADGTTAALRQLYPQVLLVANRENLGFARAVNQGLAAAKGELFVVMNADTALLSEEPILRIQRFLCAQPRVGIVGATLVAPDGKVLSRGRRFQNVANLAKIHLMFASAPVFGGHKEMSDDVPLWVDYVDGAFLAVRRKVVAQVGPMDEAHFLYGEDMEWCLRARKAGWQAAVLPDVVVRHHQGSSATQHLARALCHNAVNVSHFVGQTYGWQQARVAWRILLLGMLLRIPVALVRRSGLATHYWRALRSCLLLSRDLGDLLKDRWPQALLAAEKELRLARRGGEQ